The Populus alba chromosome 4, ASM523922v2, whole genome shotgun sequence genome contains a region encoding:
- the LOC118050893 gene encoding probable F-box protein At4g22030 translates to MASFQASSFLFSSSCSCSCSTRINAAVSVPKLPRFLLPVPRTPLRFVEELNLRHGHTSTVPLLENTRPDQCEPIESKTTAAAAKLYAILEAVSDRVEMHKNIGEQRDNWNKLLLNSINMITLTAATMAGVASAGTVGAPLLALQISSTLLFSAATGMLLIMNKIQPSQLAEEQRNATRLFKQLYSQIRTTLALRDPTALDVKDAMEKTLALDKAYPLPLLGKMIEKFPENFEPAVWWPKTQGSPRKQHKTQGKNGCSGDLEEEMREVIEVIKRKDSEDYMRLGNLALKVNKILAISGPLLTGIAAAGSAFVGHGSWAAIVAVTAGALASTVNTFEHGGQIGMVVEMYRNCAGFFTLMEESIETSIQQRDFEKSEDGETFEMNVALKLGRSLSQLRDLARKSSSSHADGNTIDEFASKLF, encoded by the coding sequence atGGCCTCTTTTCAAGCTTCaagctttcttttctcttcttcttgttcttgtagTTGTTCAACAAGAATCAATGCTGCTGTTTCGGTACCTAAGCTTCCAAGATTTCTTCTCCCAGTTCCAAGAACCCCATTAAGATTTGTTGAGGAGCTGAATTTAAGACATGGGCACACAAGTACAGTCCCATTATTAGAAAACACAAGGCCAGATCAGTGTGAGCCAATCGAGTCTAAAACTACTGCAGCAGCAGCCAAGCTTTACGCAATCTTAGAAGCTGTTTCTGATAGAGTAGAGATGCACAAAAACATTGGGGAGCAACGTGACAATTGGAACAAACTTCTTTTGAATTCAATTAACATGATCACTCTAACGGCAGCAACAATGGCTGGTGTTGCGTCAGCTGGTACGGTTGGAGCACCTCTTTTGGCTTTGCAGATATCTTCTACTCTTTTATTTTCTGCAGCTACTGGAATGTTACTGATCATGAACAAAATCCAGCCTTCACAGCTAGCAGAAGAGCAAAGAAATGCCACTAGATTGTTCAAGCAACTTTATAGCCAAATACGAACAACACTTGCTCTTCGCGATCCTACCGCGTTAGATGTGAAGGATGCAATGGAGAAGACATTGGCGCTTGATAAAGCTTACCCTCTTCCTTTGTTaggaaaaatgattgaaaagttTCCTGAAAATTTTGAGCCTGCTGTTTGGTGGCCTAAAACACAAGGATCCCCAAGAAAGCAGCACAAAACACAAGGAAAGAATGGGTGCAGTGGAGATCTTGAAGAGGAGATGAGGGAGGTGATTGAAGTGATAAAGAGAAAAGATAGTGAAGATTACATGAGACTAGGCAACTTGGCATTGAAGGTTAACAAGATCTTAGCCATCTCTGGTCCATTACTCACTGGCATTGCAGCTGCTGGGTCTGCCTTTGTTGGCCATGGATCATGGGCAGCAATTGTGGCTGTCACAGCTGGTGCATTAGCTAGCACAGTCAATACATTTGAGCACGGTGGCCAAATCGGTATGGTAGTTGAAATGTACAGAAACTGTGCTGGATTCTTTACACTTATGGAAGAGTCAATTGAAACCAGCATTCAACAAAGAGATTTCGAGAAAAGCGAAGACGGAGAAACGTTCGAAATGAATGTTGCATTGAAGCTTGGAAGAAGCTTGTCACAACTAAGAGATCTTGCCAGAAAATCCTCTTCTTCTCACGCAGATGGAAACACCATAGATGAGTTTGCTAGCAAACTTTTTTGA
- the LOC118050890 gene encoding probable F-box protein At4g22030 — protein sequence MASLQASSFLFSSSCSCSCSARINAALSVPKLPRFRLPVPRTPLRFVEELNLRDGLTSTVPLLENTRPDQCEPIESNTTAAAAKLYAILEAVSDRVEMHKNIGEQRDNWNKLLLNSINMITLTAATMAGVASAGTVGAPLLALKISSTLLFSAATGMLLIMNKIQPSQLAEEQRNATRLFKQLYSQIRTTLALRDPTALDVKDAMEKTLALDKAYPLPLLGKMIEKFPENFEPAVWWPKTQGSPRKQHKTQGKNGCSGDLEEEMREVIEVIKRKDSEDYMRLGNLALKVNKILAISGPLLTGIAAAGSAFVGHGSWAAIVAVTAGALASTVNTFEHGGQIGMVVEMYRNCAGFFTLMEESIETSIQQRDFEKSEDGEMFEMNVALKLGRSLSQLRDLARKSSSSHADGSTIDEFASKLF from the coding sequence ATGGCCTCTTTACAAGCTTCaagctttcttttctcttcttcttgttcttgtagTTGTTCAGCAAGAATCAATGCTGCTCTTTCGGTACCTAAGCTTCCAAGATTTCGTCTCCCAGTTCCAAGAACCCCATTAAGATTTGTTGAGGAGCTGAATTTAAGAGATGGGCTCACAAGTACAGTCCCATTATTAGAAAACACAAGGCCAGATCAGTGTGAGCCAATCGAGTCTAACACTACTGCAGCAGCAGCCAAGCTTTACGCAATCTTAGAAGCTGTTTCTGATAGAGTAGAGATGCACAAAAACATTGGGGAGCAACGTGACAATTGGAACAAACTTCTTTTGAATTCAATTAACATGATCACTCTAACGGCAGCAACAATGGCTGGTGTTGCATCAGCTGGTACTGTTGGCGCACCTCTTTTGGCTTTGAAGATATCTTCTACTCTTTTATTTTCTGCAGCTACTGGAATGTTACTGATCATGAACAAAATCCAGCCTTCACAGCTAGCAGAAGAGCAAAGAAATGCCACTAGATTGTTCAAGCAACTTTATAGCCAAATACGAACAACACTTGCTCTTCGCGATCCTACCGCGTTAGATGTGAAGGATGCAATGGAGAAGACATTGGCTCTTGATAAAGCTTACCCTCTTCCTTTGTTaggaaaaatgattgaaaagttTCCTGAAAATTTTGAGCCTGCTGTTTGGTGGCCTAAAACACAAGGATCCCCAAGAAAGCAGCACAAAACACAAGGAAAGAATGGGTGCAGTGGAGATCTTGAAGAGGAGATGAGGGAGGTGATTGAAGTGATAAAGAGAAAAGATAGTGAAGATTACATGAGACTAGGCAACTTGGCATTGAAGGTTAACAAGATCTTAGCCATCTCTGGTCCATTACTCACTGGCATTGCAGCTGCTGGGTCTGCCTTTGTTGGCCATGGATCATGGGCAGCAATTGTGGCTGTCACAGCTGGTGCATTAGCTAGCACAGTCAATACATTTGAGCACGGTGGCCAAATCGGTATGGTAGTTGAAATGTACAGAAACTGTGCTGGATTCTTTACACTTATGGAAGAGTCAATTGAAACCAGCATTCAACAAAGAGATTTCGAGAAAAGCGAAGACGGAGAAATGTTCGAAATGAATGTTGCATTGAAGCTTGGAAGAAGCTTGTCACAACTAAGAGATCTTGCCAGAAAATCCTCTTCTTCTCATGCAGATGGAAGCACCATAGATGAGTTTGCTAGCAAACttttttga